In the genome of bacterium, the window TGAAGAATTGACTGCCGGCGCTGTTAGGATCCGCCGACCGGGCCATGGACAGAATTCCCTTGTCATGGTGCAGATCGTTGAACTCGGCGGGCAGGCTGTAGCCAGGGCCGCCGGTGCCCTCATTGCCGATAATGGCATCCTTGCTGTTGATGTCTCCCCCCTGGATCATGAAACCGGGTATAACGCGATGAAAAGTGGTGCAATCATAATAGCCGGCCGACACCAGCCGTTTGAAGGAGGTGCAATGCATAGGCGCTTTGTCCGGAAAGAAAGCCAACACCATTTTGCCATAATTGGTCTCCAGCACCGCTTTTTCGTTGGCCCCGACCGGTTCCATGGGCGTTTGTTTCACTTTTTCCAGCAGCTGCTGAATCTGGGCATCGCTCAGCGGCTGACAGGGCGCTGCCTGCTGATCCTGACGGCCGGGCGCTGATTGTTCTTTTTTTCCACAACTGAAGCATACGCACATCAGTGCCAGCAAAACGAATAATTGTTTCATAGAACCTCCGTGTTCCACGATGTTCGCCTTACCCTGCAAGGTTTAATAATCCGGTAATTACAAAAATTTCATTAAAATCGCAAGCAGTTTTTACCCGCCTGAACCAGCGGTTTTCTTTTCAATTTGCATTATGCGCAGGAAATGGTTAATTTAAAAAATGGAAAAATCGTTTGCCGAAATTGTCTTTCCGATTCCTGTGGACCATGGCTATACCTATTC includes:
- a CDS encoding peptidylprolyl isomerase, producing MEPVGANEKAVLETNYGKMVLAFFPDKAPMHCTSFKRLVSAGYYDCTTFHRVIPGFMIQGGDINSKDAIIGNEGTGGPGYSLPAEFNDLHHDKGILSMARSADPNSAGSQFFICLGRERTAHLDGQYTIFGQLVEGMEVLEKIGQVQTGEGDAPIQPVVITKAYMQAN